The Pantoea sp. At-9b genome includes a window with the following:
- the ansP gene encoding L-asparagine permease — protein sequence MKPTKKTAAEQRAAKRRWLNSHDTGYQKAMGNRQVQMIAIGGAIGTGLFLGAGARLQMAGPALALVYLVCGIFSFFILRALGELVLHRPSSGSFVSYAREFLGEKASYVAGWMYFVNWAMTGIVDITAVALYMHYWGAFGDVPQWVFALGALAIVGTMNMIGVKWFAEMEFWFALIKVLAIVVFLVVGVVFLGSGKPLDGNATGFHLITDNGGLFPHGLLPALVLVQGVVFAFASIELVGTAAGECKDPKTMLPKAINSVIWRIGLFYVGSVVLLVLLLPWNAYQAGQSPFVTFFSKLGVPYIGSVMNIVVLSAALSSLNSGLYSTGRILRSMSMGGSAPKFMSKMSGQQVPFAGILVTIAVYVVGVVLNYYVPSQVFEIVLNVASLGIISSWGFIVVCQMRLRKAIKEGKAEDVSFKLPWAPVTSWLTLLFLASVLVLMAFDYPNGTYTIASIPLIAVVLILGWFGVRKRVHEEAMKEHDHHVDDQDDAPRTLAEESSR from the coding sequence ATGAAACCTACTAAAAAAACCGCAGCCGAACAACGCGCTGCGAAACGACGCTGGCTTAATTCCCACGACACCGGTTACCAGAAAGCCATGGGTAACCGTCAGGTTCAAATGATCGCTATCGGTGGTGCTATTGGTACGGGGCTGTTTTTAGGCGCAGGTGCGCGCCTGCAGATGGCGGGCCCGGCTCTGGCACTGGTGTATCTGGTGTGCGGTATCTTCTCTTTCTTCATTCTGCGTGCGTTGGGCGAGCTGGTGTTACACCGTCCTTCCAGCGGCAGCTTTGTTTCCTATGCGCGTGAATTCCTTGGGGAAAAAGCGTCATATGTGGCGGGCTGGATGTACTTTGTTAACTGGGCAATGACCGGTATCGTCGATATCACTGCCGTTGCGCTGTACATGCATTACTGGGGTGCGTTTGGTGATGTACCCCAGTGGGTGTTTGCCCTTGGCGCGCTGGCCATTGTTGGCACCATGAACATGATCGGTGTGAAGTGGTTCGCCGAGATGGAGTTCTGGTTTGCGCTGATTAAGGTGCTGGCGATTGTGGTATTTCTGGTGGTCGGTGTGGTGTTCCTCGGCAGCGGCAAGCCGCTGGACGGCAACGCCACCGGTTTCCACCTGATAACCGATAACGGCGGCTTGTTCCCGCATGGCCTGTTACCGGCGCTGGTACTGGTACAAGGGGTGGTGTTTGCCTTTGCCTCTATCGAGTTAGTCGGGACGGCGGCGGGTGAGTGTAAAGACCCGAAAACCATGCTGCCAAAAGCCATCAACAGCGTGATCTGGCGTATCGGCCTGTTCTATGTCGGTTCGGTGGTGTTGCTGGTACTGCTGCTGCCGTGGAATGCGTATCAGGCAGGACAGAGTCCGTTCGTGACCTTCTTCTCTAAATTGGGTGTGCCTTACATCGGCAGCGTCATGAATATCGTGGTGCTGAGCGCGGCGTTATCCAGCCTGAACTCAGGTCTGTATTCCACCGGTCGTATTCTGCGTTCAATGTCGATGGGCGGTTCTGCGCCGAAGTTTATGTCGAAGATGAGCGGCCAGCAGGTGCCCTTTGCCGGTATCCTGGTCACCATCGCGGTTTATGTGGTAGGTGTAGTGCTGAACTACTACGTACCCTCGCAGGTGTTTGAGATCGTCCTCAACGTGGCATCGCTGGGCATCATCTCTTCGTGGGGCTTTATCGTGGTTTGCCAGATGCGTCTGCGCAAAGCGATCAAAGAAGGCAAAGCGGAAGATGTCAGCTTCAAACTGCCGTGGGCACCGGTCACTTCATGGCTGACGCTGCTGTTCCTGGCGAGCGTACTGGTGCTGATGGCGTTTGACTATCCGAATGGTACTTACACTATTGCTTCCATTCCGCTGATTGCCGTGGTGCTGATTCTGGGCTGGTTCGGTGTGCGTAAGCGTGTACACGAGGAAGCCATGAAAGAGCATGATCATCATGTTGATGATCAGGATGACGCACCGCGCACACTGGCGGAAGAGTCTTCCCGCTAA
- a CDS encoding YdgH/BhsA/McbA-like domain containing protein, producing MKTRYAVLAGALLAVASFSSLAATAVNADQTQNMQSMGSVSVSGVSGSLDDATRQLSLKAQEQGASHYRVIGVQNPGDSSMWSGTAEIYR from the coding sequence ATGAAGACTCGATATGCTGTTCTGGCTGGTGCACTGCTAGCCGTCGCAAGTTTTAGCTCGCTGGCCGCGACAGCCGTAAACGCGGATCAAACACAAAATATGCAAAGTATGGGCAGCGTCTCGGTGAGCGGTGTCAGCGGCTCGCTGGATGATGCTACCCGTCAGTTGTCACTTAAAGCGCAAGAGCAGGGTGCCAGCCATTACCGGGTTATCGGTGTACAAAATCCGGGTGACTCCAGCATGTGGAGTGGCACTGCCGAGATTTATCGCTAA
- the narQ gene encoding nitrate/nitrite two-component system sensor histidine kinase NarQ has translation MMVKRPVIRTIARALSAIVLLSLLTSGLALMTLSSSLRDAETVNVAGSLRMQIYRLAWDSTRDPQQLAHHIRLYELTLDSPALSNLERPWVPVEVQNRYHYLRDNWPELEQRLHTENTQVYQQQVASYVSEINRFVLAVQHYAELKMHLVVASSLFGFLAIVGLALWTIRFLRRNVLGPLNSLVTASQYIEQTRFSFPPLPVEQPNELGVLAHAFTAMAARLQSHYRLLEDAVQEKTESLTQANRTLSLLYESSQMLTSSALNPDVFQGLIEQLKQREGFNVVVLESENQTFCAGNSDATRPWQRLTLRQDEQPFGELRWQSPQPTNSGEMMQSLANMLARALWVWQTQKQYQQMMLIEERATIARELHDSLAQSLSFLRIQLTLLRRTVDGSQLEAQSIISEFDRALADAYQQLRELLTTFRLTIEQADLVAAMQAMIVPLQEQSRAAIQFNYQPGLQSLDAQQQVHVLQIAREALLNAIRHADAQQIIICYQRVAEEDHLLTIEDDGIGIRSTEEPPGHYGLTIMAERATRLSGTLLITPQERGTRVTLRFPPRPAYLLE, from the coding sequence GTGATGGTTAAACGTCCCGTAATTCGCACTATCGCCCGCGCGCTGAGCGCGATTGTTCTGCTGTCGCTGCTCACCTCTGGTCTGGCGTTGATGACGCTTTCCAGTAGCTTACGCGATGCCGAGACGGTCAATGTTGCCGGTTCACTGCGTATGCAGATTTATCGCCTCGCCTGGGATAGCACGCGCGATCCACAACAACTGGCGCATCATATTCGGTTATATGAGCTCACCCTGGACTCCCCGGCATTAAGCAATCTGGAGCGGCCGTGGGTGCCTGTTGAAGTGCAAAATCGCTATCACTATCTCCGGGATAACTGGCCAGAATTAGAGCAGCGGTTACACACGGAAAATACTCAGGTTTATCAACAGCAAGTCGCCAGTTACGTTAGTGAAATTAATCGATTTGTGTTGGCCGTACAGCATTATGCCGAGCTAAAAATGCATCTGGTGGTTGCCAGCAGCCTGTTTGGGTTTCTGGCGATTGTCGGGCTGGCTTTGTGGACCATCCGCTTTCTGCGCCGCAACGTGCTGGGCCCCCTCAACTCGCTGGTCACCGCCAGCCAATACATCGAGCAAACCCGATTCAGCTTTCCACCACTGCCGGTGGAACAGCCCAACGAACTCGGCGTGCTGGCCCATGCCTTCACCGCGATGGCCGCCAGACTACAATCACACTATCGCCTGCTGGAAGATGCCGTGCAGGAGAAGACCGAAAGCCTGACGCAGGCGAACCGCACGCTGTCGTTGCTGTATGAAAGCTCACAAATGCTGACCAGCAGCGCGCTCAACCCGGATGTTTTTCAGGGTTTGATCGAGCAACTCAAGCAGCGCGAGGGGTTTAACGTGGTGGTGCTGGAGAGTGAGAACCAGACCTTCTGCGCGGGCAACAGTGATGCCACCCGTCCCTGGCAACGCCTGACATTGCGCCAGGATGAGCAACCCTTCGGCGAGTTGCGTTGGCAATCGCCTCAGCCCACCAATTCCGGCGAGATGATGCAAAGTCTGGCCAATATGCTGGCTCGCGCTCTGTGGGTGTGGCAGACACAAAAGCAATACCAGCAAATGATGTTGATTGAAGAACGCGCAACCATCGCCCGCGAACTTCACGATTCGCTGGCTCAGTCACTCTCCTTTTTACGCATTCAGCTTACTCTGTTACGACGCACAGTAGATGGCAGCCAACTGGAAGCGCAGAGTATTATCAGTGAGTTTGACCGGGCACTGGCGGACGCCTATCAGCAGCTCCGTGAGTTGCTGACCACCTTCCGCCTGACCATTGAACAGGCCGATTTGGTGGCAGCGATGCAGGCAATGATTGTTCCCTTACAGGAGCAATCCAGGGCGGCAATCCAGTTTAACTATCAACCGGGGCTGCAAAGCCTTGATGCGCAGCAGCAGGTACATGTGTTGCAGATTGCGCGCGAGGCCTTACTCAACGCCATCCGCCATGCCGACGCGCAGCAAATCATTATTTGCTATCAGCGCGTCGCGGAGGAGGATCATCTTTTAACCATTGAAGATGATGGAATTGGCATTCGCAGCACCGAAGAACCGCCGGGCCATTATGGCCTGACGATTATGGCAGAACGCGCAACGCGCCTTTCCGGCACGCTGCTGATTACCCCGCAGGAGCGCGGCACGCGTGTAACCTTACGTTTTCCGCCTCGCCCGGCTTACCTGCTGGAATAA
- a CDS encoding response regulator, whose product MDQPKLTIMIVDDHPLMRRGIRQLLALEPRLQVVAEANNGTEALAEARRLSPDVILLDLNMKGMSGLDTLKALRHEEISARILVLTVSDARNDIYAMIDAGADGYLLKDSEPELLLQQILSGAQGETVFSEVVEEYLANRPHSANPFRELTERELDVLQEVARGLSNKEIATTLHISEETVKVHIRNLLRKLDVRSRVAATVLWLESRNV is encoded by the coding sequence ATGGACCAGCCAAAACTGACCATCATGATAGTAGATGACCATCCCTTAATGCGCCGTGGCATTCGCCAGTTGCTGGCGCTGGAACCCAGACTTCAGGTGGTGGCCGAGGCCAATAATGGGACGGAAGCGCTGGCCGAGGCCCGTCGCTTGTCGCCGGATGTCATTCTGCTCGACCTGAATATGAAAGGCATGTCCGGGTTGGATACGCTAAAAGCGTTGCGTCATGAGGAGATCTCCGCCCGCATCCTGGTGTTGACCGTTTCTGACGCACGTAATGACATCTATGCCATGATCGATGCCGGGGCCGATGGCTATTTACTGAAGGACAGTGAACCGGAGCTGCTGCTGCAACAGATCTTGTCGGGAGCACAGGGGGAAACCGTGTTCAGTGAAGTGGTCGAAGAGTATCTCGCCAATCGACCACACAGCGCCAATCCGTTCCGCGAGTTAACCGAACGTGAACTGGATGTGTTACAGGAAGTCGCGCGCGGCCTGTCGAATAAAGAGATCGCCACCACGCTGCATATCTCTGAAGAGACGGTAAAAGTGCACATTCGCAATCTGCTACGAAAATTGGATGTCCGCTCGCGCGTGGCCGCGACGGTACTGTGGCTGGAGAGCCGCAATGTCTAG
- the acrD gene encoding multidrug efflux RND transporter permease AcrD has translation MSNFFIDRPIFAWVLAILLCLCGTLAIISLPIEQYPDLAPPNVRITANYPGASAETLENTVTQVIEQNMTGIDNLMYMSSNSSNTGQAQITLTFTAGTDPDEARQQVQNQLQTALRQLPSAVQSQGVTVNKTGDSNILMIAFVSTDGSMDKQDISDYVASNIEDPLSRIDGVGEVDAYGSQYSMRIWLDPNKLNAYALTTDDVVSAIESQNAQVAVGQLGGLPSVEKQALNATVNAQSMLQTPEQFKAITLKTNSDGSVVTVGDVADVAMGAEKYDYLSRYNGQAASGLGIKLASGANEMNTDKLVRARIAELSQYFPHGLEAKVAYETTPFVKASITDVVKTLLEAILLVFLVMYLFMQNFRATLIPTIAVPVVLLGTFAVLYACGYSINTLTMFATVLAIGLLVDDAIVVVENVERLMSEEGLSPRAATRKSMGQIQGALVGIALVLSAVFVPMAFFGGTVGAIYRQFSITIVSAMILSVLVALILTPALCATLLKPLEKGQHHGRRGFFGWFNRHFNANAARYERGVARILVKSGRWMLLYLAIIGVMAFMFIHLPTSFLPQEDRGVFLTQVQLPAGATLQQTSNVVAKVEEYYMTAEKDNVLSVFSTIGAGPGGNGQNVARMFIRLKDWEDRPGSDRTSFAIIDRATKAFNKIREARVIASSPPAITGLGSSSGFDLEIQDHGGIGHTALMAMRDKLLDAAARDPALSRVRHNGLDDSPQLQIDVDQRKAQALGVSVDTINDTLTTAWGSTYVNDFIDRGRVKKVYVQAAPEYRMLPDDINKWYVRNSSGTMVPFSAFATSRWEVGSPRLERYNGYSSLEIVGEAANGVSSGTAMDAMEKLVSQLPMGIGFQWTGASYQERLSGSQAPALYAISLLVVFLSLAALYESWSIPFSVMLVVPLGVVGALLATWLRGLENDVYFQVGLLTVIGLSAKNAILIVEFANEINSKGRELIESTLEASRQRLRPILMTSLAFIFGVLPMAISAGAGSGSQHAVGTGVMGGMISATVLAIFFVPLFFVLVRRRFPLKEKPHD, from the coding sequence ATGTCGAATTTTTTTATCGACCGCCCCATTTTTGCCTGGGTTCTGGCGATTTTGCTTTGCCTGTGCGGCACGCTGGCGATTATCTCGCTGCCGATTGAGCAATACCCCGACCTCGCGCCGCCCAACGTGCGCATTACCGCTAACTATCCCGGTGCCTCAGCAGAAACGCTGGAAAATACCGTTACCCAGGTGATCGAGCAGAACATGACCGGCATCGATAACCTGATGTACATGTCCTCGAACAGCAGCAATACCGGTCAGGCACAAATCACCCTCACCTTCACCGCAGGCACCGATCCGGACGAAGCGCGCCAGCAGGTCCAGAATCAGTTACAGACCGCATTACGCCAACTGCCGTCAGCGGTACAGTCCCAGGGGGTAACCGTCAATAAAACCGGTGACAGTAATATCCTGATGATTGCGTTTGTTTCTACCGACGGAAGTATGGACAAACAGGATATTTCAGATTATGTCGCCAGTAACATTGAAGATCCGCTCAGCCGTATTGATGGTGTAGGTGAAGTCGATGCCTACGGTTCGCAATATTCCATGCGTATCTGGCTCGATCCCAACAAACTGAACGCCTATGCGCTGACGACCGATGATGTCGTCAGCGCCATTGAGTCGCAGAACGCCCAGGTGGCCGTCGGCCAATTGGGAGGACTCCCCTCCGTAGAGAAACAGGCGCTGAACGCGACGGTCAATGCCCAATCAATGCTGCAAACTCCGGAGCAGTTCAAGGCCATCACGCTGAAAACCAATAGCGATGGCTCGGTTGTGACCGTGGGCGATGTCGCCGATGTGGCGATGGGCGCAGAGAAATATGACTATCTCAGCCGCTACAATGGCCAGGCGGCATCCGGCCTTGGCATCAAACTGGCCTCCGGTGCCAACGAGATGAACACCGATAAACTGGTGCGCGCCCGTATTGCCGAGTTGTCGCAATACTTTCCCCACGGGCTGGAAGCCAAAGTCGCCTACGAAACCACGCCGTTTGTGAAAGCCTCCATTACCGACGTGGTGAAAACGTTGCTGGAAGCCATCCTGCTGGTATTCCTGGTAATGTATCTGTTCATGCAGAACTTCCGCGCCACGCTGATCCCCACCATTGCGGTGCCGGTGGTATTGCTTGGCACCTTTGCCGTGCTCTATGCCTGTGGCTACAGCATCAACACCCTGACCATGTTTGCCACAGTGCTGGCGATCGGTTTGCTGGTGGATGACGCCATTGTGGTGGTGGAAAACGTCGAACGTCTGATGAGCGAGGAAGGGCTTTCACCCCGCGCCGCCACCCGCAAATCCATGGGGCAGATTCAGGGGGCGCTGGTCGGAATCGCGCTGGTGCTTTCGGCGGTGTTTGTGCCGATGGCATTCTTCGGCGGCACCGTCGGGGCGATCTACCGTCAGTTCTCCATCACCATCGTCTCCGCGATGATTTTGTCGGTGCTGGTGGCGTTGATCCTGACCCCTGCGCTCTGTGCCACCCTGCTAAAACCGCTCGAAAAAGGCCAGCATCATGGCCGACGTGGCTTCTTCGGCTGGTTCAACCGTCATTTCAACGCCAATGCTGCACGATATGAACGCGGCGTGGCGCGTATTCTGGTCAAAAGTGGTCGCTGGATGTTGCTCTATCTGGCGATTATTGGCGTGATGGCGTTTATGTTTATCCATCTGCCGACATCGTTTCTTCCGCAGGAAGACCGCGGTGTGTTTCTGACGCAGGTCCAACTCCCGGCGGGTGCCACGCTGCAACAAACGTCCAACGTGGTGGCTAAGGTGGAAGAGTATTATATGACCGCCGAGAAAGATAACGTCCTGTCGGTGTTTTCCACCATCGGTGCAGGTCCTGGCGGTAACGGGCAAAACGTGGCGCGTATGTTTATCCGCCTGAAGGATTGGGAGGATCGCCCCGGCTCCGACCGTACCTCGTTTGCCATCATCGATCGCGCAACCAAAGCCTTCAACAAAATCAGAGAAGCGCGGGTCATCGCCAGCAGTCCACCGGCGATTACCGGCCTCGGCAGTTCATCCGGTTTTGACCTGGAAATCCAGGACCATGGTGGCATTGGCCATACGGCATTGATGGCGATGCGCGATAAGTTACTGGATGCTGCAGCGCGCGATCCGGCGCTGTCTCGCGTGCGGCATAATGGTCTGGATGACAGCCCACAGTTGCAAATTGACGTTGACCAGCGGAAAGCGCAGGCCTTGGGCGTTTCGGTGGACACCATCAATGACACCCTGACCACCGCCTGGGGTTCGACCTATGTGAATGACTTTATCGATCGTGGTCGCGTGAAGAAAGTCTATGTGCAGGCCGCACCGGAATACCGCATGCTGCCCGACGACATCAACAAATGGTACGTGCGTAATTCCAGCGGTACCATGGTGCCCTTCTCCGCTTTCGCCACCAGCCGCTGGGAAGTTGGCTCACCGCGACTGGAGCGTTACAACGGCTATTCCTCACTGGAAATTGTCGGTGAAGCGGCAAATGGCGTCAGCAGCGGGACAGCCATGGATGCGATGGAGAAACTGGTCAGTCAGTTGCCTATGGGCATAGGCTTCCAGTGGACCGGCGCCTCTTATCAGGAACGTCTCTCCGGTTCACAGGCCCCGGCGCTGTATGCCATCTCATTGCTGGTGGTGTTCCTGAGTTTGGCAGCGCTGTATGAAAGTTGGTCGATCCCGTTCTCGGTGATGCTGGTGGTGCCGCTTGGCGTGGTGGGGGCGTTGCTCGCCACCTGGTTACGTGGACTGGAAAATGACGTCTATTTCCAGGTCGGGCTACTGACGGTAATTGGCCTGTCGGCCAAGAACGCCATTCTGATTGTTGAATTTGCCAATGAGATCAACAGCAAAGGACGCGAGTTGATTGAATCGACGCTGGAAGCTTCACGCCAGCGTCTGCGTCCGATCCTGATGACATCGCTGGCGTTTATCTTCGGTGTGTTGCCGATGGCGATCAGTGCCGGAGCCGGTTCCGGGAGCCAGCATGCGGTGGGGACTGGCGTGATGGGGGGGATGATCTCAGCGACGGTGCTGGCAATCTTCTTTGTGCCGTTGTTCTTCGTGCTGGTACGCCGCCGCTTCCCGCTAAAAGAGAAGCCGCATGACTAG
- the ypfM gene encoding protein YpfM produces the protein MVDTELGNWKEFIDAMLRK, from the coding sequence ATGGTTGACACTGAACTGGGGAACTGGAAAGAATTTATTGACGCGATGTTACGTAAGTAA
- the katG gene encoding catalase/peroxidase HPI encodes MSNSNETNPTAAKCPFHQGADLPAAGGGTNNRDWWPKQLRVDLLNQHSNRSNPLGEDFNYREAFSQLDYFALKADLKALLTDSQPWWPADWGNYAGLFIRMAWHSAGTYRMTDGRGGSGRGQQRFSPLNSWPDNVSLDKARRLLWPVKQKYGQKISWADLYILAGNVALENAGFRTFGFGAGREDVWEPDLDVNWGDEKAWLAHRDPEALAKNPLSATEMGLIYVNPEGPNASGDPASAAPAIRATFGNMGMDDEETVALIAGGHTLGKTHGAGAASHVGAEPEAAPLESQGFGWQSSYNSGVGADAITSGLEVVWTQTPTQWSNYFFENLFKYEWVKTHSPAGAIQYEAVDGPEIIPDPFDPAKKRKPTMLVTDLTLRFDPEFEKISRRFLNNPQAFNEAFARAWFKLTHRDMGPIARYLGPEVPKEALIWQDPLPNPSHNPTAADIDHLKTAIAEAGLTVGELVAVAWASASTFRGGDKRGGANGARVALAPQNSWEVNAGIQPALAKLKAIQQASGKASLADVIVLAGVVGVEQAAQAANVAVKVPFTAGRVDATQEQTDVEAFALLEPGYDGFRNYQRAGTSQEAETQLIDKAQQLTLTAPEMTALVGGLRVLGANFDGSEHGVFTASKGVLSNDFFVNLLDMGTEWKAVDQAKGLYEGRDRSSGVAKYSATRADLVFGSNAILRALAEVYGSSDGREKFVHDFVAAWTKVMNLDRF; translated from the coding sequence ATGAGCAATTCAAACGAAACAAACCCGACAGCAGCTAAATGCCCCTTTCATCAGGGTGCAGACTTGCCTGCGGCGGGCGGTGGAACTAACAACCGTGACTGGTGGCCCAAGCAGTTACGTGTCGATTTACTGAATCAGCATTCCAATCGTTCGAATCCCCTCGGTGAAGACTTCAATTACCGCGAAGCCTTTAGCCAGCTTGACTATTTTGCCCTGAAAGCCGATCTGAAAGCGCTGCTCACCGACTCTCAGCCCTGGTGGCCTGCCGACTGGGGCAACTATGCCGGTTTGTTTATTCGTATGGCCTGGCATAGCGCGGGGACTTACCGCATGACTGATGGACGTGGCGGTTCTGGCCGCGGTCAGCAGCGCTTTTCGCCGCTGAACTCCTGGCCGGATAACGTCAGCCTGGATAAAGCCCGTCGCCTGTTGTGGCCGGTGAAACAGAAATACGGTCAGAAAATTTCCTGGGCAGACCTGTATATCCTTGCGGGTAACGTGGCGCTGGAAAACGCCGGGTTCCGCACCTTCGGTTTTGGTGCCGGACGTGAAGATGTGTGGGAACCGGATCTGGATGTGAACTGGGGTGATGAGAAAGCCTGGCTGGCCCACCGTGACCCGGAAGCGCTGGCAAAAAATCCGCTCTCTGCCACCGAAATGGGTCTGATTTACGTCAACCCGGAAGGTCCGAACGCCAGTGGCGATCCGGCCTCGGCGGCCCCGGCTATCCGTGCCACTTTTGGCAATATGGGCATGGACGATGAAGAAACCGTGGCGCTGATTGCCGGTGGTCATACGCTGGGTAAAACCCACGGTGCCGGTGCGGCCAGCCACGTTGGTGCAGAACCGGAAGCGGCTCCGCTGGAATCTCAGGGCTTTGGCTGGCAAAGCAGCTACAACAGCGGTGTTGGCGCGGACGCCATCACCTCGGGCCTCGAAGTGGTATGGACGCAAACCCCGACGCAGTGGAGCAACTACTTCTTTGAGAACCTGTTCAAATATGAATGGGTGAAAACTCACAGCCCGGCCGGGGCGATTCAGTACGAAGCGGTAGACGGACCGGAGATCATCCCTGACCCGTTTGATCCGGCGAAAAAACGTAAGCCGACCATGCTGGTAACCGACCTGACGCTGCGTTTTGATCCGGAATTCGAGAAGATCTCGCGCCGTTTCCTTAACAATCCGCAGGCGTTTAATGAAGCCTTTGCCCGCGCGTGGTTCAAACTGACCCACCGTGATATGGGGCCGATTGCACGTTACTTAGGCCCGGAAGTGCCGAAAGAAGCGCTGATTTGGCAAGATCCGCTGCCGAATCCGTCACACAATCCGACCGCAGCCGATATTGATCACCTGAAAACGGCGATTGCCGAAGCCGGTCTGACCGTAGGTGAGTTGGTTGCGGTGGCCTGGGCTTCTGCCTCGACCTTCCGTGGTGGCGATAAACGTGGTGGTGCCAATGGTGCACGCGTGGCCTTAGCGCCGCAAAATAGCTGGGAAGTGAATGCGGGTATCCAGCCTGCCTTGGCAAAACTGAAAGCCATTCAGCAGGCATCCGGTAAAGCTTCGCTGGCCGATGTGATTGTGCTGGCCGGTGTGGTTGGTGTTGAGCAGGCCGCGCAGGCAGCTAATGTGGCGGTTAAAGTGCCGTTCACCGCCGGGCGTGTCGATGCGACACAGGAACAGACGGATGTTGAGGCATTTGCACTGCTGGAACCTGGCTACGATGGTTTCCGTAACTATCAGCGTGCGGGTACCAGCCAGGAAGCGGAAACGCAGCTGATCGACAAAGCACAGCAACTGACCCTGACCGCACCGGAGATGACGGCGCTGGTAGGGGGCTTGCGTGTGCTGGGTGCCAACTTTGATGGCAGTGAACACGGCGTGTTTACCGCGAGTAAAGGCGTGTTGAGCAATGACTTCTTTGTCAATCTGCTCGACATGGGGACCGAATGGAAAGCGGTCGATCAGGCGAAAGGTCTGTATGAAGGGCGTGACCGCAGCAGCGGTGTCGCTAAATATAGCGCCACCCGCGCTGACCTGGTGTTCGGTTCAAACGCTATCCTGCGCGCGCTGGCGGAAGTGTATGGCAGCAGCGATGGTCGCGAGAAGTTTGTGCACGACTTCGTGGCCGCCTGGACCAAAGTGATGAACCTTGATCGTTTCTAA
- a CDS encoding ArsC family reductase — protein sequence MFQLYGIKNCDTIKKARRYLEASGIDYRFHDYRVDGVDDALLQSFIDKLGYEPLLNTRGTTWRKLPEAERAAVQNADSAKAIMLAQPAVIKRPVLAAANGDLLVGFNESLYHAFIQEKS from the coding sequence ATGTTCCAGCTCTACGGCATTAAAAATTGTGACACCATTAAAAAAGCCCGCCGATATTTAGAGGCATCTGGCATTGATTATCGCTTCCATGATTACCGGGTAGATGGCGTGGACGATGCGTTGTTGCAGTCGTTTATTGACAAGCTTGGCTATGAGCCGCTGCTCAATACGCGCGGCACCACCTGGCGTAAGTTGCCCGAGGCAGAGCGCGCAGCAGTGCAAAATGCTGACAGCGCCAAAGCCATCATGCTGGCACAACCTGCCGTCATCAAGCGCCCGGTGCTGGCAGCAGCCAATGGCGATCTGCTGGTTGGCTTTAATGAATCCCTTTATCACGCGTTTATCCAGGAGAAGTCATAA